The Benincasa hispida cultivar B227 chromosome 9, ASM972705v1, whole genome shotgun sequence genome has a segment encoding these proteins:
- the LOC120084844 gene encoding uncharacterized protein LOC120084844, producing the protein MKKNDEHQFKRFLELLKQLHINIPLIEALEQMLTYVKFLNDILTKKRKVSEKEVIALTQECNALVSNKLPQKQKGPRSFTVPCSIGELDMGHALCDLGASINLMPLSVFKKWRIGEAQPTSVTLQLADRTIKYPEGKIEDVLVKVDNLVFPADFVILDYEADREVLIILGRLFLATGKVLIDVHKGELTMRVDNE; encoded by the coding sequence atgaagaagaatgacgaACATCAGTTCAAGCGCTTTCTCGAGCTTCTAAAGCAGCTGCACATCAACATTCCACTCATAGAAGCTTTGGAGCAGATGCTAACATATGTGAAGTTTTTGAATGACATTTTGACGAAAAAGAGAAAAGTCAGTGAGAAAGAAGTAATAGCACTAACGCAGGAATGCAACGCGTTAGTAAGTAACAAGCTACCACAGAAGCAGAAGGGCCCAAGGAGCTTCACAGTTCCTTGTTCAATTGGAGAATTAGATATGGGTCATGCGTTGTGCGACCTAGGAGCGAGCATCAATCTCATGCCCCTTTCAGTTTTTAAGAAATGGAGGATTGGCGAGGCACAACCTACTTCTGTCACCCTTCAACTCGCTGACAGAACAATTAAGTACCCGGAAgggaagattgaagatgttttggTGAAGGTTGACAATCTCGTATTCCCAGCAGACTTCGTTATTCTGGATTATGAAGCAGATAGAGAGGTTCTAATCATCCTTGGACGCCTTTTCTTGGCTACTGGGAAAGTTCTGATTGACGTGCATAAAGGTGAGCTAACCATGCGCGTGGATAATGAATAG